The following proteins are co-located in the Phragmites australis chromosome 10, lpPhrAust1.1, whole genome shotgun sequence genome:
- the LOC133883430 gene encoding serine/threonine/tyrosine-protein kinase HT1-like isoform X2, which translates to MLSCFRLPRPAAGDTDQAAASPRRPSLPFATSLFAASPSTSGRGKSPWPSEADDMEKKRWDSMESWSMLLDTAMGPAGEGSRDSGRREEWMADLSQLFIGNKFASGANSRIYRGIYKQRAVAVKMVRIPERDEARRAVLEDQFNSEFIAACKKPPVYCIITEYMSQGTLRMYLNKKDPYSLSPETILKLALDISRGMEYLHAQGVIHRDLKSQNLLLNDEMRVKVADFGTSCLETRCQATKGNKGTYRWMAPEMTKEKPYTRKVDVYSFGIVLWELTTCLLPFQGMTPVQAAYAASEKNLRPPLSSSCPPVLNNLIKRCWSANPARRPEFSYIVSVLEKYDHCVKEGMPVMVHQELRIWRSFAKIFRVGCVTNNLSIPVHA; encoded by the exons ATGCTTTCTTGTTTCCGGCTGCCGCGGCCGGCCGCCGGGGACACGGACCAGGCCGCGGCGTCTCCCCGGCGGCCGTCGCTGCCGTTCGCGACGAGCCTGTTCGCGGCGTCCCCGTCGACGTCAGGGAGGGGGAAGAGCCCGTGGCCGTCGGAGGCGGACGACATGGAGAAGAAACGGTGGGACAGCATGGAGTCGTGGTCGATGCTGCTGGACACGGCCATGGGGCCGGCCGGTGAGGGATCCAGGGACAGCGGCCGGCGGGAGGAGTGGATGGCCGACCTCTCGCAGCTCTTTATCGGCAACAAGTTCGCCTCCGGCGCCAACAGTCGCATCTACCGTGGCATCTACAAGCAGCGCGCCGTCGCCGTCAAGATGGTGCGCATCCCAGAGCGCGACGAGGCCCGCCGCGCCGTCCTCGAGGACCAGTTCAACTCCGAG TTCATCGCGGCGTGCAAGAAACCGCCGGTGTACTGCATCATCACGGAGTACATGTCCCAGGGGACGCTGCGGATGTACCTAAACAAGAAGGACCCGTACTCGCTGTCGCCGGAGACGATCCTGAAGCTGGCGCTGGACATCTCGCGGGGCATGGAGTACCTGCACGCGCAGGGCGTGATCCACCGCGACCTCAAGTCCCAGAACCTGCTGCTCAACGACGAGATGCGCGTCAAGGTGGCCGACTTCGGCACGTCCTGCCTCGAGACCCGGTGCCAGGCCACCAAGGGCAACAAGGGCACCTACCGGTGGATGGCCCCCGAGATGACCAAGGAGAAGCCCTACACCCGCAAGGTCGACGTCTACAGCTTCGGCATCGTGCTCTGGGAGCTCACCACCTGCCTCCTCCCCTTCCAGGGCATGACGCCCGTCCAGGCCGCCTACGCAGCCTCCGAGAAG AACCTGCGGCCGCCGCTGTCGAGCTCGTGCCCGCCAGTGCTGAACAACCTGATCAAGAGGTGCTGGTCGGCGAACccggcgaggaggccggagTTCAGCTACATCGTGTCGGTGCTGGAGAAGTACGACCACTGCGTCAAGGAGGGGATGCCGGTGATGGTGCACCAGGAGCTCAGGATCTGGCGCTCCTTCGCCAAGATCTTCAGGGTGGGATGCGTCACCAACAACTTGTCCATACCGGTGCATGCATGA
- the LOC133883430 gene encoding serine/threonine/tyrosine-protein kinase HT1-like isoform X1, with translation MLSCFRLPRPAAGDTDQAAASPRRPSLPFATSLFAASPSTSGRGKSPWPSEADDMEKKRWDSMESWSMLLDTAMGPAGEGSRDSGRREEWMADLSQLFIGNKFASGANSRIYRGIYKQRAVAVKMVRIPERDEARRAVLEDQFNSEVAFLSRLYHPNIVQFIAACKKPPVYCIITEYMSQGTLRMYLNKKDPYSLSPETILKLALDISRGMEYLHAQGVIHRDLKSQNLLLNDEMRVKVADFGTSCLETRCQATKGNKGTYRWMAPEMTKEKPYTRKVDVYSFGIVLWELTTCLLPFQGMTPVQAAYAASEKNLRPPLSSSCPPVLNNLIKRCWSANPARRPEFSYIVSVLEKYDHCVKEGMPVMVHQELRIWRSFAKIFRVGCVTNNLSIPVHA, from the exons ATGCTTTCTTGTTTCCGGCTGCCGCGGCCGGCCGCCGGGGACACGGACCAGGCCGCGGCGTCTCCCCGGCGGCCGTCGCTGCCGTTCGCGACGAGCCTGTTCGCGGCGTCCCCGTCGACGTCAGGGAGGGGGAAGAGCCCGTGGCCGTCGGAGGCGGACGACATGGAGAAGAAACGGTGGGACAGCATGGAGTCGTGGTCGATGCTGCTGGACACGGCCATGGGGCCGGCCGGTGAGGGATCCAGGGACAGCGGCCGGCGGGAGGAGTGGATGGCCGACCTCTCGCAGCTCTTTATCGGCAACAAGTTCGCCTCCGGCGCCAACAGTCGCATCTACCGTGGCATCTACAAGCAGCGCGCCGTCGCCGTCAAGATGGTGCGCATCCCAGAGCGCGACGAGGCCCGCCGCGCCGTCCTCGAGGACCAGTTCAACTCCGAGGTCGCCTTCCTCTCCCGCCTCTACCACCCCAACATTGTGCAG TTCATCGCGGCGTGCAAGAAACCGCCGGTGTACTGCATCATCACGGAGTACATGTCCCAGGGGACGCTGCGGATGTACCTAAACAAGAAGGACCCGTACTCGCTGTCGCCGGAGACGATCCTGAAGCTGGCGCTGGACATCTCGCGGGGCATGGAGTACCTGCACGCGCAGGGCGTGATCCACCGCGACCTCAAGTCCCAGAACCTGCTGCTCAACGACGAGATGCGCGTCAAGGTGGCCGACTTCGGCACGTCCTGCCTCGAGACCCGGTGCCAGGCCACCAAGGGCAACAAGGGCACCTACCGGTGGATGGCCCCCGAGATGACCAAGGAGAAGCCCTACACCCGCAAGGTCGACGTCTACAGCTTCGGCATCGTGCTCTGGGAGCTCACCACCTGCCTCCTCCCCTTCCAGGGCATGACGCCCGTCCAGGCCGCCTACGCAGCCTCCGAGAAG AACCTGCGGCCGCCGCTGTCGAGCTCGTGCCCGCCAGTGCTGAACAACCTGATCAAGAGGTGCTGGTCGGCGAACccggcgaggaggccggagTTCAGCTACATCGTGTCGGTGCTGGAGAAGTACGACCACTGCGTCAAGGAGGGGATGCCGGTGATGGTGCACCAGGAGCTCAGGATCTGGCGCTCCTTCGCCAAGATCTTCAGGGTGGGATGCGTCACCAACAACTTGTCCATACCGGTGCATGCATGA
- the LOC133883432 gene encoding GDSL esterase/lipase At4g26790-like has product MASPPGHRRARVSQVALLLALCCCCCGVRGSPPASPSPKVPAVIVFGDSTVDTGNNNVIGTILKSNFPPYGRDMDGGGRATGRFCNGRLPPDFISEALGLPPLVPAYLDPAYGIQDFARGVCFASAGTGLDNATAGVLSVIPVWKEVEYFKEYQRRLRRHVGRARAKRIVSDALYIVSIGTNDFLENYFLFVTGRFAQFTVGEFEDFLVAQAEWFLAEIHRLGARRVTFAGLSPIGCLPLERTLNTLRGGCVEEYNQVARDYNVKVLDMLRRLRASRPGLKVAYVNVYENMLDLINNPSTLGLENVEEGCCATGKLEMSYLCNDASPMTCEDAGRYFFWDSFHPTEKVNQFFAKETLDLCYKELL; this is encoded by the exons ATGGCGTCGCCGCCCGGCCATCGCCGAGCCAGAGTGTCTCAGGTGGCGCTCCTGCTGGCcctgtgctgctgctgctgcggagTTCGCGGTTCCCCGCCGGCGTCGCCGTCGCCCAAGGTGCCGGCGGTGATCGTGTTCGGGGACTCGACGGTGGACACGGGCAACAACAACGTCATCGGCACGATACTGAAGAGCAACTTCCCGCCGTACGGGCGCGACATGGACGGCGGCGGGCGGGCCACAGGGCGGTTCTGCAACGGGCGGCTGCCGCCGGACTTCATCTCCGAGGCGCTCGGCCTGCCGCCGCTGGTCCCGGCCTACCTCGACCCGGCCTACGGCATCCAGGACTTCGCCCGCGGCGTCTGCTTCGCCTCCGCCGGGACCGGCCTCGACAACGCCACCGCCGGCGTCTTG TCAGTGATCCCGGTGTGGAAGGAGGTGGAGTACTTCAAGGAGTACCAGCGGCGTCTCCGGCGGCACGTCGGCCGCGCCAGGGCGAAGCGCATCGTCTCCGACGCGCTCTACATCGTCAGCATCGGCACCAACGACTTCCTCGAGAACTACTTCCTGTTCGTCACCGGCCGGTTCGCGCAGTTCACGGTGGGCGAGTTCGAGGACTTCCTCGTCGCGCAAGCGGAGTGGTTCCTCGCCGAGATCCACCGGCTCGGCGCGCGGCGGGTCACCTTCGCGGGGCTCAGCCCCATCGGGTGCCTGCCGCTGGAGCGCACGCTCAACACGCTCCGCGGCGGCTGCGTCGAGGAGTACAACCAGGTGGCCAGGGACTACAACGTCAAGGTGCTCGACATGCTCCGAAGGCTCCGCGCGTCGCGGCCGGGGCTCAAGGTCGCGTACGTCAACGTGTACGAGAACATGCTCGACCTCATCAACAATCCTTCCACGTTGG GGCTGGAGAACGTAGAGGAGGGATGCTGCGCGACGGGGAAGTTGGAGATGTCCTACCTGTGCAACGATGCCAGCCCCATGACGTGCGAGGATGCCGGCAGGTACTTCTTCTGGGACTCCTTCCATCCGACCGAGAAGGTGAACCAGTTTTTCGCCAAGGAGACGCTGGACTTGTGCTACAAGGAGCTCCTGTGA
- the LOC133931128 gene encoding uncharacterized protein LOC133931128 — protein MMQRSFILCCLKTRVTIQEMARARLRCLLNATTTSLSINRLRKFLVSCASVLSVGLSNQPTMAAPVRAWLVVMALACALLLLLRSSDAAPDAGEAVSSGAAKPKCVAGAKNDKACRVGIGHDPENQEEEGSFSVGDVKAPSGAPDAESDDDYNDPDVPNDGLIVAGH, from the exons ATGATGCAGAGGTCGTTCATACTTTGCTGCCTGAAAACCAGGGTCACCATCCAGGAAATGGCAAGAGCTCGTTTGCGGTGCCTCCTGAAC GCTACCACAACTTCGCTCTCCATCAATCGCCTTCGCAAGTTCTTGGTCTCTTGCGCGTCCGTCCTGTCTGTCGGACTGAGCAACCAACCAACCATGGCGGCGCCCGTTCGCGCGTGGCTGGTGGTGATGGCGCTGGCGtgcgcgctgctgctgctgctgcggtccTCGGACGCGGCTCCCGACGCCGGCGAGGCGGTGTCGTCGGGAGCCGCGAAGCCCAAGTGCGTGGCCGGCGCCAAGAACGACAAGGCGTGCCGCGTCGGCATCGGGCACGACCCGGAGaaccaggaggaggaggggtcGTTCAGCGTGGGCGACGTGAAGGCGCCCTCCGGCGCGCCCGACGCCGAGAGCGACGACGACTACAACGACCCCGACGTGCCCAACGACGGGCTCATCGTCGCGGGGCATTGA